One segment of Cydia fagiglandana chromosome 12, ilCydFagi1.1, whole genome shotgun sequence DNA contains the following:
- the LOC134669429 gene encoding nucleolar protein 6: protein MVKRGAKASISEDGESSQLLNESESKHSEPAKKRLKTKSLYRQPTVNELNRLQETENLFNSNLFRLQIEEILQEVKLKEKTEKKIQTWFEGLKKHLENIPEDDTEYDLTEKTLVKKLKVKLPVSNQLDKTKCVFKFHKFKNLELVGSYALGCSVNSKLVVDIQITVPAEIYTKNDSINYRYHKKRAAYLAYVASHLKTLDTVEDLSYSFLNGCQTQPVLDFKPIGKLGNHITARIHIACEAEAYKLHRFGPARNNLRETWLLNKEIETNSDVGPPTPYYNSSVLSDITASANIDFLKETLRNSENLKQAVVLLKIWLRQRKLQVSGFVISMLVAHLVQTKRINNIMSSYQIIRNVWISLKTSQWDKGISLHKDTSSPSLSEFKFPVVFLDITGYYNICWQMSAGTYEALRREASLAVDMLDDGSVNSFIPLFMTPITPLLQYDYILRFKNFPKLKQAVLNQAPLDSKVNYGIDELPLVVETLHSLLAKGLTCRADLIQPMVEADFSWPVGKAYEKMKDGYEEKLCFGFVLNQEHALNIIDKGPAANLPEAEEFRGFWGDKSELRRFQDGSITETCVWEGDTLSERRSIPRQIVEYLLKMKYDIPTTDLFHILEQLNSLTTRKQYTREKRIESEESALAALQAADDLRRDLRALTHLPLDVSAVYGTSSVFSYCDPTPPLPAPPYNPWRRGGTCLIKDIEKDGVFQAPEFVPVCKTVVELGHSGKWPGELEAFRCLKAAFNLQIADRLNKQFDLPTHAYPTHIDVLKNGLVFRLVIAHPKEITLLRREVENGVVKFKESEESIKLQRDTVLLPRLRGALHGLHQRHPSFGVSSCLLQRFISAHLLAPHFPPLVSSLLTARVYTSPSPHAVPVAPQVGFMRSLRLLCETNWGSEMVVLDFNGDMKREELLEIETKFSQRDATAPYMYIVTSYDGDLPSVWTMQAPTKHTVLRAQALARNTLAFMENKLMKDMLDNVLSAFVPSYAGYDVLIHLHPSLTPYLSERVDVKPKPKALPDGAGDVIPVVEFNPVTKYLDELKSAYSDFALFFHDYYGGEIIAVLWKPDIGDEKDFQVASASALRPTGKSDKYKVNTAAIVEDFKILGAGLVKHVTVNT, encoded by the exons ATGGTGAAAAGG GGTGCTAAAGCCTCTATATCAGAGGACGGCGAGTCATCTCAGTTATTAAATGAAAGCGAATCAAAACATTCAGAGCCCGCAAAGAAGCGCTTAAAAACGAAAAGTTTGTATCGACAACCGACGGTGAACGAACTGAATAGACTTCAAGAAACTGAGAACTTATTCAACTCAAACTTATTTCGTCTCCAAATAGAGGAAATATTAcaagaggtaaagttgaaagAGAAAACTGAGAAGAAAATTCAAACATGGTTTGAAGGTTTAAAAAAGCATCTAGAAAATATCCCTGAGGATGACACAGAATATGATTTGACTGAAAAAACCTTAGTTAAGAAACTCAAGGTTAAACTGCCTGTGAGTAATCAGCTAGACAAGACTAAATGTGTCTTTAAATTTCACAAGTTTAAAAATTTAGAATTGGTCGGTTCATATGCATTAGGATGTTCTGTAAACTCCAAATTGGTAGTAGATATACAAATAACAGTACCCGCAGAGATTTACACCAAAAACGACTCAATAAACTACAGATATCATAAGAAAAGAGCAGCATATTTAGCATATGTAGCCTCACATTTGAAAACATTAGATACTGTTGAGGATCTCTCATATTCCTTTCTAAACGGATGTCAAACACAACCAGTCCTGGATTTTAAACCTATCGGTAAATTGGGGAACCACATAACAGCTCGGATTCACATTGCTTGTGAAGCAGAAGCGTACAAGCTGCACCGTTTTGGCCCTGCTCGTAACAACTTAAGAGAGACATGGTTATTAAATAAAGAGATTGAAACCAACTCGGATGTTGGACCTCCTACCCCATATTACAACAGTAGTGTTCTCTCTGATATAACAGCATCGGCAAATATAGATTTCCTAAAAGAAACACTACGTAACAGTGAGAATCTGAAGCAAGCAGTAGTGCTGCTGAAAATATGGCTTCGTCAACGAAAGCTGCAAGTGTCTGGGTTTGTGATCAGTATGCTGGTCGCACATCTGGTTCAGACAAAGAGGATCAACAATATTATGAGCAGCTATCAGATTATTAGGAATGTCTGGATTTcgttaa AGACCTCTCAATGGGACAAAGGCATCTCCCTCCACAAAGACACCAGCTCTCCGTCTCTCTCTGAGTTCAAATTCCCCGTAGTATTCCTCGATATCACCGGCTACTACAATATTTGCTGGCAGATGAGTGCTGGGACGTATGAGGCGTTGAGGCGTGAGGCGAGTTTAGCGGTGGATATGTTGGACGATGGCAGTGTGAATAGCTTCATACCATTGTTTATGACACCAATCACGCCATTGCTACAATATGATTATATTTTGAG GTTTAAAAACTTCCCAAAACTGAAGCAAGCAGTCTTAAACCAGGCGCCCCTAGACTCCAAAGTGAACTACGGCATAGATGAACTACCTCTAGTAGTGGAAACTTTACACTCGCTTTTGGCAAAAGGCCTGACGTGTAGAGCCGATCTGATCCAGCCTATGGTGGAGGCTGACTTCTCCTGGCCTGTTGGGAAGGCGTATGAGAAGATGAAAGATGG GTACGAAGAGAAACTGTGCTTCGGCTTCGTCTTGAACCAGGAGCATGCGCTGAACATCATTGACAAGGGTCCCGCCGCCAATTTGCCTGAGGCTGAAGAGTtcag AGGTTTTTGGGGCGACAAATCCGAACTGCGGCGGTTCCAAGATGGCTCCATCACCGAGACGTGCGTGTGGGAGGGAGACACACTATCGGAGCGCCGCTCTATCCCGCGACAGATAGTGGAATACCTTCTCAAGATGAAGTATG ATATCCCAACAACAGACCTGTTCCACATTCTCGAACAGCTGAACTCTCTCACAACCCGCAAACAGTACACGCGGGAAAAAAGAATCGAGAGCGAGGAGAGCGCTCTAGCGGCGTTGCAAGCGGCCGATGACTTACGCAGAGACTTGCGCGCGCTTACGCATTTACCGTTAGATGTCAGCGCTGTTTATG GCACGTCATCGGTGTTTAGTTACTGCGACCCCACACCGCCGTTGCCGGCGCCTCCATACAATCCGTGGCGGCGAGGCGGCACGTGTCTCATTAAGGATATAGAGAAAGACGGTGTTTTCCAAGCGCCTGAGTTTGTGCCTGTTTGCAAAACCGTCGTTGAGTTGG GTCACAGCGGCAAATGGCCCGGCGAACTAGAAGCCTTCCGCTGCCTAAAAGCTGCCTTCAACCTCCAAATAGCAGACAGATTAAACAAACAGTTCGACCTGCCAACCCACGCGTACCCGACGCATATAGACGTCTTGAAGAACGGACTGGTTTTTAGGCTGGTCATAGCACATCCAAAAGAAATCACTCTTTTGAGGAGAGAG GTGGAGAATGGAGTAGTAAAATTCAAGGAGAGTGAAGAGAGTATTAAATTGCAGCGAGACACGGTCCTGTTGCCCCGACTTAGGGGCGCGTTACACGG CCTGCACCAACGCCACCCCTCCTTCGGCGTGTCCTCCTGCCTCCTCCAGCGCTTCATCTCCGCCCACCTCCTCGCCCCCCACTTCCCCCCCCTCGTCTCCTCGCTCCTCACAGCGCGAGTGTACACGTCGCCGTCGCCTCACGCCGTGCCGGTCGCACCTCAAGTCGGGTTCATGAGGAGTTTGAGGTTGTTGTGTGAGACGAATTGGGGGAGCGAGATGGTGGTACTAGATTTTAATGGTGATATGAAAC GTGAAGAACTCCTAGAAATCGAAACAAAATTCTCCCAACGTGACGCCACAGCGCCATACATGTACATAGTGACGTCATATGACGGCGATCTACCCTCCGTATGGACCATGCAAGCGCCGACCAAACATACTGTTTTACGTGCACAAGCATTGGCCAGAAATACACTCGCTTTCATGGAGAATAAGCTGATGAAAGACATGCTTGATAATGTATTG AGCGCCTTCGTCCCGTCCTACGCCGGTTACGACGTACTAATCCACCTCCACCCCTCACTGACTCCATATTTGTCCGAGCGGGTTGACGTGAAGCCGAAACCTAAAGCGTTACCTGACGGCGCCGGTGACGTCATACCGGTTGTAGAGTTCAACCCAGTTACGAAATACTTGGACGAACTAAAG AGTGCATACAGTGACTTTGCCTTATTCTTCCACGATTATTACGGCGGTGAAATAATCGCAGTGCTGTGGAAACCAGACATTGGAGACGAGAAAGACTTCCAG